Proteins encoded by one window of Bactrocera oleae isolate idBacOlea1 chromosome 4, idBacOlea1, whole genome shotgun sequence:
- the unpg gene encoding homeobox protein unplugged, whose product MEGTRPLATETASKLTKFSTPFSIESLIANHQQQQQQQQQQEFERSTQILASTNNREQDELNARALVATSALGLANFPFYNPWLHGYFAQNHDRLTQLISSGCHLTNFAKAEQGISSAPPPLPQQLASKNANATTLPPAHPHALPPGANFTGNSDHARSLPSVSAHALEPQLATRFLFNPSDANYRDKLFLSSFNGGLVSGEHAPPTNVAPASLANDITGEQQRSNMEYAGDDYVHNLTVHTRLHSPQTSRASAVPCEQNANDMSLMASSASSCANTNSRDSLKSHTSEALLDVGMDEDFDCSGDSCSDISLTMSPKNYSIDMDKSRGYTHSDSEDCSDDEGTSGQNDSNKDSSSNCGGSSSKSRRRRTAFTSEQLLELEREFHAKKYLSLTERSQIATTLKLSEVQVKIWFQNRRAKWKRVKAGLTSHGLGRGAGGGTKIVVPIPVHVNRFAVRSQHQQLEKMCLSGPKPDLRKKMPTELSGFEKFNAANGVVAGLSNGSAASVLSAAATPAALMAAANMAAATNTVTGTLALARSIY is encoded by the exons ATGGAGGGTACTCGGCCCCTGGCTACGGAAACCGCTAGCAAGCTAACCAAATTTTCAACACCTTTTTCTATCGAGAGTCTGATCGCCAAtcatcaacagcaacagcagcaacaacaacaacaagagttcGAAAGAAGCACACAAATATTAGCGTCTACCAATAATCGGGAGCAGGACGAGCTGAATGCGCGCGCTTTAGTCGCCACATCAGCCTTAGGCCTCGCCAATTTTCCCTTCTACAACCCCTGGCTACACGGCTACTTCGCACAAAATCATGATCGGCTGACGCAGTTGATCTCCAGCGGTTGCCACCTGACCAACTTTGCCAAAGCCGAGCAGGGAATAAGCTCAGCGCCTCCACCGCTACCGCAACAATTAGCGTCGAAAAACGCAAACGCAACCACGTTGCCACCTGCCCATCCGCATGCGTTGCCACCGGGTGCTAATTTCACGGGCAACAGTGATCATGCACGTTCACTGCCGTCGGTGTCTGCACATGCGTTGGAGCCACAATTGGCAACGCGTTTTCTCTTTAATCCGTCGGATGCGAATTACCGCGATAAATTATTTCTAAGTAGTTTCAACGGTGGCCTGGTTAGTGGTGAGCATGCTCCACCAACAAATGTGGCGCCAGCGAGTCTTGCCAATGATATCACCGGTGAACAGCAGCGTTCGAATATGGAATATGCTGGTGATGATTATGTGCACAATTTAACGGTACATACGCGCCTGCATAGTCCCCAGACGAGTAGAGCCAGCGCGGTGCCATGCGAACAAAATGCAAACGATATGAGCTTGATGGCTTCGTCCGCCTCAAGTTGTGCGAATACAAATAGTCGCGATTCGCTGAAATCTCACACGTCCGAAGCGCTCTTGGATGTGGGCATGGATGAGGATTTCGACTGCAGCGGTGATTCCTGTAGCGATATAAGTTTAACAATGTCACCGAAAAATTACAGCATTGATATGGATAAGAGCAGAG gCTATACACACTCTGACAGTGAAGACTGTTCCGATGATGAAGGGACGAGCGGACAAAACGACTCAAATAAGGACTCCTCCAGTAATTGTGGAGGAAGTAGCTCGAAATCGCGACGAAGACGTACAGCTTTCACCTCCGAACAATTATTAGAGCTAGAAAGAGAATTTCATGCGAAGAAATATCTAAGTTTAACGGAGCGGAGTCAAATAGCGACGACTCTTAAACTCAGTGAAGTGCAG GTGAAAATCTGGTTTCAAAATCGACGCGCCAAATGGAAGCGCGTCAAAGCCGGTCTCACATCGCATGGCCTCGGCCGTGGTGCTGGTGGTGGCACCAAAATAGTCGTACCCATACCCGTGCATGTGAATCGCTTTGCGGTGCGTTCACAACACCAACAACTGGAGAAAATGTGCCTGAGTGGTCCAAAACCTGATCTGCGCAAGAAAATGCCCACCGAACTGAGCGGCTTTGAGAAATTCAATGCCGCCAATGGCGTGGTCGCGGGCCTGAGCAATGGCAGCGCTGCTAGTGTGCTCAGCGCGGCGGCGACGCCAGCAGCATTAATGGCGGCAGCGAATATGGCCGCGGCGACGAACACAGTGACGGGCACTTTGGCCTTGGCGAGGAGTATTTATTGA
- the LOC106620216 gene encoding PIN2/TERF1-interacting telomerase inhibitor 1 isoform X3, with protein MAMLAEPRQRKRYNLTPRGKALYEDETRFGTKMLEKMGWSKGKGLGANENGCQDFVRVRMRNTNEGLGFEDRDDHWTQHEQDFNGLLKALNGDDEDNEKATEDKESASDEDTPRVGFGFAPESRVEKLKDKISGISLEQKSKLSKARVHYKKFTKGKDIAQYSEKDLANIFGKKVVETEQADSVYTKLTAVMTKEDDENLKTTDTEEKEMKANFAGVQTISTGLSVSDYFKQKMDALKNKQKQDNNTNSNEQPKARIIEVQDYKPTVNNKKSKKRKLERESVEAVSPSTEPNSLKEVEESAVLEVVVKKENYKKKNRNRNTEDIIVENGKPFNGIKMEAIDNLPISKKDTQKKIDRAIIDTVDLTDEADIENVHVPKKKKKKKSKKNEIEQHTNQNEIIAENKEVEIFESEPAKKKKKSKKSKSERSQEDDDVIIVGYEAPTPSEIPEHTSQSENSAEVETGGHIKVKKNKKSKKRENRVENTKQASTAETPDILNSKIDAERTTEKPNKSKKDKNFAMLI; from the exons atGGCTATGCTAGCTGAACCTCGACAGCGAAAGCGGTATAATTTAACACCGCGAGGCAAGGCGTTATACGAAg ATGAGACGCGTTTTGGTACGAAAATGTTGGAGAAAATGGGCTGGTCCAAGGGAAAAGGTCTTGGTGCTAATGAGAACGGTTGTCAGGATTTTGTGCGTGTGCGTATGCGAAACACCAATGAAGGTCTGGGATTTGAAGATCGTGATGACCATTGGACGCAACATGAACAAGATTTTAATGGACTGCTGAAGGCATTAAATGGCGATGATGAGGACAATGAGAAAGCTACTGAAGATAAGGAAAGTGCTTCTGACGAGGACACTCCAAGAGTGGGGTTTGGATTTGCACCTGAATCGAGAGTAGAAAAGTTAAAGGATAAAATTAGTGGTATATCGTTGGAACAGAAGTCAAAGCTAAGTAAAGCACGAGTACATTACAAGAAGTTCACGAAAGGAAAAGATATAGCACAATATAGTGAAAAAGatcttgcaaatatttttggcaaaaaagttGTTGAAACGGAACAAGCTGATAGTGTTTATACAAAGCTCACAGCTGTAATGACGAAAGAAGAtgatgaaaatttgaaaaccacAGATACTGAAGAAAAAGAAATGAAAGCAAATTTTGCTGGCGTACAAACAATTAGCACGGGTCTGTCGGTGAGTGattactttaaacaaaaaatggatGCGTTGAAAAATAAACAGAAGCAGGACAATAATACTAATAGCAATGAGCAACCCAAAGCTAGAATAATTGAAGTACAAGATTATAAACCTACAGTAAACAATAAGAAATCTAAAAAGAGGAAACTTGAAAGAGAATCAGTTGAGGCTGTAAGCCCATCCACAGAACCAAATTCTCTTAAAGAAGTTGAAGAGAGTGCAGTTTTAGAAGTTGTggtgaaaaaagaaaattataaaaagaaaaatagaaatagaaatactGAAGATATCATTGTAGAGAATGGAAAACCTTTCAACGGGATCAAAATGGAAGCAATTGATAACCTGCCAATATCTAAAAAGGATACACAAAAGAAGATAGACAGGGCTATAATAGATACTGTAGATTTGACGGATGAAGCAGACATCGAGAATGTTCATGttccaaaaaagaaaaaaaagaagaagtccaaaaaaaatgaaatagagCAACACACAAACCAAAACGAAATTATAGCTGAAAATAAGGAAGTAGAAATTTTCGAATCGGAGCCGGCtaagaagaaaaagaaatcaAAGAAAAGTAAAAGTGAGCGATCACAAGAAGACGACGATGTGATAATTGTAGGCTATGAAGCTCCAACACCATCAGAGATACCTGAACACACCTCACAGTCGGAAAACTCTGCAGAAGTAGAAACAGGCGGTCATATTAaggtaaagaaaaataaaaagtcaaaaaagCGAGAAAACCGGGTAGAAAATACGAAGCAAGCCAGTACAGCTGAAACTCCAGACATCCTAAACAGCAAAATCGACGCTGAGCGAACGACCGAAAAGCcgaataaatctaaaaaagat AAAAATTTCGCAATGTTGATTTAG
- the LOC106620216 gene encoding PIN2/TERF1-interacting telomerase inhibitor 1 isoform X2: MAMLAEPRQRKRYNLTPRGKALYEDETRFGTKMLEKMGWSKGKGLGANENGCQDFVRVRMRNTNEGLGFEDRDDHWTQHEQDFNGLLKALNGDDEDNEKATEDKESASDEDTPRVGFGFAPESRVEKLKDKISGISLEQKSKLSKARVHYKKFTKGKDIAQYSEKDLANIFGKKVVETEQADSVYTKLTAVMTKEDDENLKTTDTEEKEMKANFAGVQTISTGLSVSDYFKQKMDALKNKQKQDNNTNSNEQPKARIIEVQDYKPTVNNKKSKKRKLERESVEAVSPSTEPNSLKEVEESAVLEVVVKKENYKKKNRNRNTEDIIVENGKPFNGIKMEAIDNLPISKKDTQKKIDRAIIDTVDLTDEADIENVHVPKKKKKKKSKKNEIEQHTNQNEIIAENKEVEIFESEPAKKKKKSKKSKSERSQEDDDVIIVGYEAPTPSEIPEHTSQSENSAEVETGGHIKVKKNKKSKKRENRVENTKQASTAETPDILNSKIDAERTTEKPNKSKKDQKNFAMLI, from the exons atGGCTATGCTAGCTGAACCTCGACAGCGAAAGCGGTATAATTTAACACCGCGAGGCAAGGCGTTATACGAAg ATGAGACGCGTTTTGGTACGAAAATGTTGGAGAAAATGGGCTGGTCCAAGGGAAAAGGTCTTGGTGCTAATGAGAACGGTTGTCAGGATTTTGTGCGTGTGCGTATGCGAAACACCAATGAAGGTCTGGGATTTGAAGATCGTGATGACCATTGGACGCAACATGAACAAGATTTTAATGGACTGCTGAAGGCATTAAATGGCGATGATGAGGACAATGAGAAAGCTACTGAAGATAAGGAAAGTGCTTCTGACGAGGACACTCCAAGAGTGGGGTTTGGATTTGCACCTGAATCGAGAGTAGAAAAGTTAAAGGATAAAATTAGTGGTATATCGTTGGAACAGAAGTCAAAGCTAAGTAAAGCACGAGTACATTACAAGAAGTTCACGAAAGGAAAAGATATAGCACAATATAGTGAAAAAGatcttgcaaatatttttggcaaaaaagttGTTGAAACGGAACAAGCTGATAGTGTTTATACAAAGCTCACAGCTGTAATGACGAAAGAAGAtgatgaaaatttgaaaaccacAGATACTGAAGAAAAAGAAATGAAAGCAAATTTTGCTGGCGTACAAACAATTAGCACGGGTCTGTCGGTGAGTGattactttaaacaaaaaatggatGCGTTGAAAAATAAACAGAAGCAGGACAATAATACTAATAGCAATGAGCAACCCAAAGCTAGAATAATTGAAGTACAAGATTATAAACCTACAGTAAACAATAAGAAATCTAAAAAGAGGAAACTTGAAAGAGAATCAGTTGAGGCTGTAAGCCCATCCACAGAACCAAATTCTCTTAAAGAAGTTGAAGAGAGTGCAGTTTTAGAAGTTGTggtgaaaaaagaaaattataaaaagaaaaatagaaatagaaatactGAAGATATCATTGTAGAGAATGGAAAACCTTTCAACGGGATCAAAATGGAAGCAATTGATAACCTGCCAATATCTAAAAAGGATACACAAAAGAAGATAGACAGGGCTATAATAGATACTGTAGATTTGACGGATGAAGCAGACATCGAGAATGTTCATGttccaaaaaagaaaaaaaagaagaagtccaaaaaaaatgaaatagagCAACACACAAACCAAAACGAAATTATAGCTGAAAATAAGGAAGTAGAAATTTTCGAATCGGAGCCGGCtaagaagaaaaagaaatcaAAGAAAAGTAAAAGTGAGCGATCACAAGAAGACGACGATGTGATAATTGTAGGCTATGAAGCTCCAACACCATCAGAGATACCTGAACACACCTCACAGTCGGAAAACTCTGCAGAAGTAGAAACAGGCGGTCATATTAaggtaaagaaaaataaaaagtcaaaaaagCGAGAAAACCGGGTAGAAAATACGAAGCAAGCCAGTACAGCTGAAACTCCAGACATCCTAAACAGCAAAATCGACGCTGAGCGAACGACCGAAAAGCcgaataaatctaaaaaagat CAGAAAAATTTCGCAATGTTGATTTAG
- the LOC106620216 gene encoding PIN2/TERF1-interacting telomerase inhibitor 1 isoform X1, producing MAMLAEPRQRKRYNLTPRGKALYEDETRFGTKMLEKMGWSKGKGLGANENGCQDFVRVRMRNTNEGLGFEDRDDHWTQHEQDFNGLLKALNGDDEDNEKATEDKESASDEDTPRVGFGFAPESRVEKLKDKISGISLEQKSKLSKARVHYKKFTKGKDIAQYSEKDLANIFGKKVVETEQADSVYTKLTAVMTKEDDENLKTTDTEEKEMKANFAGVQTISTGLSVSDYFKQKMDALKNKQKQDNNTNSNEQPKARIIEVQDYKPTVNNKKSKKRKLERESVEAVSPSTEPNSLKEVEESAVLEVVVKKENYKKKNRNRNTEDIIVENGKPFNGIKMEAIDNLPISKKDTQKKIDRAIIDTVDLTDEADIENVHVPKKKKKKKSKKNEIEQHTNQNEIIAENKEVEIFESEPAKKKKKSKKSKSERSQEDDDVIIVGYEAPTPSEIPEHTSQSENSAEVETGGHIKVKKNKKSKKRENRVENTKQASTAETPDILNSKIDAERTTEKPNKSKKDVSEDNQALTLDELIAKCNSYNIYKISSFVAEKFRNVDLEKFKGSSITHITGYTHTADLHLNVVNEPHDEERITRLWNCSEDKYVQINPKAIFGKYKQNILNAYKTKQQTKKPLPLFNIKSLKRKSVFQPI from the exons atGGCTATGCTAGCTGAACCTCGACAGCGAAAGCGGTATAATTTAACACCGCGAGGCAAGGCGTTATACGAAg ATGAGACGCGTTTTGGTACGAAAATGTTGGAGAAAATGGGCTGGTCCAAGGGAAAAGGTCTTGGTGCTAATGAGAACGGTTGTCAGGATTTTGTGCGTGTGCGTATGCGAAACACCAATGAAGGTCTGGGATTTGAAGATCGTGATGACCATTGGACGCAACATGAACAAGATTTTAATGGACTGCTGAAGGCATTAAATGGCGATGATGAGGACAATGAGAAAGCTACTGAAGATAAGGAAAGTGCTTCTGACGAGGACACTCCAAGAGTGGGGTTTGGATTTGCACCTGAATCGAGAGTAGAAAAGTTAAAGGATAAAATTAGTGGTATATCGTTGGAACAGAAGTCAAAGCTAAGTAAAGCACGAGTACATTACAAGAAGTTCACGAAAGGAAAAGATATAGCACAATATAGTGAAAAAGatcttgcaaatatttttggcaaaaaagttGTTGAAACGGAACAAGCTGATAGTGTTTATACAAAGCTCACAGCTGTAATGACGAAAGAAGAtgatgaaaatttgaaaaccacAGATACTGAAGAAAAAGAAATGAAAGCAAATTTTGCTGGCGTACAAACAATTAGCACGGGTCTGTCGGTGAGTGattactttaaacaaaaaatggatGCGTTGAAAAATAAACAGAAGCAGGACAATAATACTAATAGCAATGAGCAACCCAAAGCTAGAATAATTGAAGTACAAGATTATAAACCTACAGTAAACAATAAGAAATCTAAAAAGAGGAAACTTGAAAGAGAATCAGTTGAGGCTGTAAGCCCATCCACAGAACCAAATTCTCTTAAAGAAGTTGAAGAGAGTGCAGTTTTAGAAGTTGTggtgaaaaaagaaaattataaaaagaaaaatagaaatagaaatactGAAGATATCATTGTAGAGAATGGAAAACCTTTCAACGGGATCAAAATGGAAGCAATTGATAACCTGCCAATATCTAAAAAGGATACACAAAAGAAGATAGACAGGGCTATAATAGATACTGTAGATTTGACGGATGAAGCAGACATCGAGAATGTTCATGttccaaaaaagaaaaaaaagaagaagtccaaaaaaaatgaaatagagCAACACACAAACCAAAACGAAATTATAGCTGAAAATAAGGAAGTAGAAATTTTCGAATCGGAGCCGGCtaagaagaaaaagaaatcaAAGAAAAGTAAAAGTGAGCGATCACAAGAAGACGACGATGTGATAATTGTAGGCTATGAAGCTCCAACACCATCAGAGATACCTGAACACACCTCACAGTCGGAAAACTCTGCAGAAGTAGAAACAGGCGGTCATATTAaggtaaagaaaaataaaaagtcaaaaaagCGAGAAAACCGGGTAGAAAATACGAAGCAAGCCAGTACAGCTGAAACTCCAGACATCCTAAACAGCAAAATCGACGCTGAGCGAACGACCGAAAAGCcgaataaatctaaaaaagatGTAAGTGAAGATAACCAAGCGTTGACACTTGATGAATTAATAGCCAAATGTAATTCTTACAATATCTACAAAATTTCCTCATTTGTAGCAGAAAAATTTCGCAATGTTGATTTAGAGAAGTTCAAAGGATCATCAATAACACATATAACAGGCTATACGCACACAGCAGATTTACACCTCAACGTGGTGAATGAACCCCATGATGAAGAGCGTATCACAAGATTATGGAATTGCAGCGAAGATAAATACGTGCAAATCAACCCCAAAGCTATTTTTggcaaatacaaacaaaatattttaaacgccTATAAAACCAAGCAGCAAACAAAGAAACCGTTGCCTTTATTCAATATCAAGTCGCTTAAAAGAAAAAGTGTTTTCCAGCCAATATGA